In the genome of Acidiferrobacteraceae bacterium, the window GGCTACACCTACTTGTAGGTCTTGCGGCGGAACAGTTCTCGCGAACTCATGACGCGATCCAGAAACAGCTTTCCGTCCAGATGATCGATTTCATGCTGTATCGCGCGTGCCTCGAATCCCTCGCACGACAGCTCGATCTGCGAACCATCGGGTCCACGAGCCTGCAGCCGAATGCTCTGCGCCCGGGCCACATTCCCGGTGTAGTCCGGTACCGACAGGCACCCTTCCCGTCCGATGACTTCACCGGAACGCTCCACGATTTCCGGATTGATGAGTACCATACGTCCGTGATTCGAACTCTTCAGCTTCGGCCGCGCCTGCAGCATGGATGAGACATCGACGAGCACGATGCGCTGAAAGTATGCAACCTGGGGCGCGGCAATTCCCACGCTCGGCGGACCCGCGTCCATGGTCTCTTCGAGGTCTCCAAGGAAGTCAGCGAGCGTCGCATCAAAGGTATCCACAGGTTTGGATACCTGTAACAGGCGCTCATCCGGGTACACCAGAACCTGTAATACAGCCACGGTACTCAGCCAAGCAAGGTGTCGGTGGATTCCATGCCGAGCGTGATTCCGCTGGCGCGGAGGCTCGCAACCGCCGGCTCCAGGGTTTCCGCACCGCCTTCCACAAAGCCGTCCAGAATCATGATGTAGACGGGCTCCGTATCCGTCCCGCCCACATCCGAGTCGAGATCAAGAATGTGAAATCCCGCTTCCGCGAGCGCCCCGGTTACATCCGCCACGATGCCCGTACGATCCGCGCTGTAGACGCGAACCTGGACATTGGGTTCGGGGTGGGAATGGGGTACCGATTCGATGCGGTCGATATGCAGGTGGAGATCCAGGGATTCGGCTACGGGCTCCACGACTGCCTTCAGGCCGGTCTCGCCAGATTCTCCCTGCACCATCATCATGATGGTGAAGTTGCCACTGAGCCGGGCCATGGAGGCCTCACCCAGATTCCAGTCCGCATCCGCCAGGGCGCGGCTCAGCCGCGCGACGATCCCCGGCCGGTCCTTTCCGACCACCGCAAGCATGTACCAATCTGCCATGGATTCCGCTCCTTACCTTGTTGGGTCCCCTGTGTATCCGGGACCGGACCCGTTATGATTCCGCCATGTTCGTCATTGCAATCGTCTGGCTCTACTTTTCCCTACTGCTGGCCATCGGCCTGTGGCCCAATGTATTGGCGATGGTCGGCACATTCGTGGTCCTCGGTATTCTCCCTGCGGCCTTTCTGCTCCACAACCTTCGTGGCTCGGCCAACAACCGTATTCGCGAGCAACAGAGGGCGCGCCGGGACGCGGAACTAGTGCAGCAGCCGGTGAGTAACCGCCGACGAGAATCAGCAATAGCTGTTGAACTGAAACCCGGAATTCGGTCCGGTGATGCAGGCCGGGAATCAGGTCGGCGACAGCGATATAGATGAAACTGGAAGCCGCAATCGCCAGCACGTACGGGATCAGGCTCGTGGTGACCGCAAGGAAGTAATAGGCCGCCAGGGCGCCGATCAGGGTCGTCACCGACGACAAACCATTAAACAGGAATGCCCGGGCGCGCGAGTATCCACCGTTCAACAGCAACGCAAAGTCGCCGACTTCCTGGGGAATCTCATGGGCCGTCACCGCAAGAGCCGTGACGATACCAAGATGGATGTCTGTCATGAATGCGGCAGCGATCAGCACCCCATCCATGGTGTTATGAACAGCGTCACCGATCAAAATCAGATTCGCGGCGGCGACATTGCGCGCGTGACCGATGTCCGGAACATGGGCCTCACAATCATCGGCGTGGCAGTGCCGCCACAAAACCAGTTTTTCCAGAACGAAGAAAACCAGAATCCCGCCCAGCAGTGTCGCGCCAAACCTGTGGGCATTCTGGGTCCCGATGGTCTCGATTGCGTGCGGGATCAGGCCCAGGAACGCCGCCCCCAACAAGGCCCCGATGGCGATACTCACCAATGCGGGCAAGGTGCGTTCGCGCACGGTCTCGGAAACCACCAGACATGCGGACGCCGCCACTACGCTCAGAAGACCTCCGAGCAGGGAGAAGGCGAGAATCCACAACAGTAGCGTATTCATTGGTGCATCCGCAGTTTCAGGGCTGCGGCATCATACCTCAATTCGAGCCCGTCTCATCGATCCAGATCAGTGATGCCATGCGCCCGGTCTCCCCATCGCGCCGGAACGAATAGAACCGCTCCTGCTCGGTAAACGTGCAATGACCG includes:
- a CDS encoding ACT domain-containing protein, producing the protein MADWYMLAVVGKDRPGIVARLSRALADADWNLGEASMARLSGNFTIMMMVQGESGETGLKAVVEPVAESLDLHLHIDRIESVPHSHPEPNVQVRVYSADRTGIVADVTGALAEAGFHILDLDSDVGGTDTEPVYIMILDGFVEGGAETLEPAVASLRASGITLGMESTDTLLG
- a CDS encoding ZIP family metal transporter, giving the protein MNTLLLWILAFSLLGGLLSVVAASACLVVSETVRERTLPALVSIAIGALLGAAFLGLIPHAIETIGTQNAHRFGATLLGGILVFFVLEKLVLWRHCHADDCEAHVPDIGHARNVAAANLILIGDAVHNTMDGVLIAAAFMTDIHLGIVTALAVTAHEIPQEVGDFALLLNGGYSRARAFLFNGLSSVTTLIGALAAYYFLAVTTSLIPYVLAIAASSFIYIAVADLIPGLHHRTEFRVSVQQLLLILVGGYSPAAALVPRPGAPSVAREYGCWPSHEGCGAERPQGEYRGPRMCRPSPIHWATGRWPAVGKSRARRLQ
- the def gene encoding peptide deformylase, which translates into the protein MAVLQVLVYPDERLLQVSKPVDTFDATLADFLGDLEETMDAGPPSVGIAAPQVAYFQRIVLVDVSSMLQARPKLKSSNHGRMVLINPEIVERSGEVIGREGCLSVPDYTGNVARAQSIRLQARGPDGSQIELSCEGFEARAIQHEIDHLDGKLFLDRVMSSRELFRRKTYK